In one window of Tripterygium wilfordii isolate XIE 37 chromosome 1, ASM1340144v1, whole genome shotgun sequence DNA:
- the LOC120010068 gene encoding gibberellin 2-beta-dioxygenase-like: MVVLSQPAVLDPLSLIKTCKPTSVFTGIPEIDLTDPEAKTLLVKACEEFGFFKLVNHGVPLNFMTRLEEQALNFFTLSQSEKDKVGPPDPFGYGSKTIGPNGDVGWIEYLLLNTNPQINSHKTLAIFRANPEIFRSAVEDYISAMKSVGCEVLELIADGLGIEPRNVLSRLLKDEKSDSYFRLNHYPPCPELQALSGRNLVGFGEHTDPQIISVLRSNTTSGLQICLKDGSWVAVPSDPYSLFIIVGDSLQVMTNGRLRSVKHRVLADTKRSRISMIYFGGPPLSEKIAPLASLMEEGEESLYKEFSWSEYKKSAYKSRLADYRLGLFEKPTSIIQ; the protein is encoded by the exons ATGGTTGTTCTATCGCAACCAGCAGTACTAGACCCGCTGTCTCTAATCAAAACATGCAAACCCACAAGTGTTTTCACTGGAATTCCAGAGATAGACCTCACAGACCCTGAAGCCAAGACTCTATTGGTCAAGGCCTGTGAAGAGTTTGGATTCTTCAAGCTTGTCAATCATGGTGTCCCTTTAAATTTCATGACCAGGTTGGAAGAACAGGCCTTGAATTTCTTTACTCTCTCTCAGTCTGAGAAAGACAAGGTTGGACCTCCTGATCCTTTCGGCTATGGCAGCAAGACAATTGGTCCTAATGGCGATGTTGGTTGGATTGAATATCTCCTCCTCAACACCAACCCCCAAATCAATTCCCACAAAACTCTCGCCATTTTCCGCGCAAACCCAGAAATTTTCCG CTCAGCGGTTGAAGACTACATATCGGCGATGAAAAGCGTGGGGtgtgaagtgttggaattgATCGCAGATGGGTTGGGGATTGAGCCAAGGAATGTGTTGAGCAGGCTATTGAAGGACGAGAAGAGTGACTCGTATTTCAGGCTAAACCATTATCCACCATGTCCAGAACTGCAAGCATTGAGTGGTCGTAATTTGGTTGGGTTCGGGGAGCACACAGACCCTCAAATTATCTCTGTATTGAGATCCAACACCACATCAGGCCTGCAAATCTGTCTCAAAGATGGGTCTTGGGTTGCAGTCCCATCTGATCCCTATTCCTTGTTCATCATTGTTGGTGACTCCCTCCAG GTGATGACTAATGGAAGGCTAAGGAGTGTGAAGCACAGAGTTTTGGCGGACACAAAGAGATCAAGGATTTCAATGATATACTTTGGAGGTCCACCTTTAAGTGAAAAGATAGCACCATTAGCATCACTaatggaagaaggagaagagagtTTATACAAGGAATTCTCATGGTCTGAATACAAGAAGTCTGCTTACAAGTCAAGGTTGGCCGATTACAGGCTCGGACTATTTGAGAAACCCACCTCCATAATCCAATGA
- the LOC119994883 gene encoding uncharacterized protein LOC119994883: protein MDYALCATYGYGHLPMKPLCFPSTLRTTTKLEFNLSHSSHLLYSGFTKHLPATKPVMSPVIRAVDKSASPSSDGKRGGKILRGVVGASLVLACAIGVFSCSCNLKPKAIAGPPTITSKKPSTEPTTQVLGAKYALNSFLEVTKILTSDEVQPLTESTNLPRKPSTADIWAAKTDAVRIIKSGNTSKAMASLIKAYKDCEGQPEQQYEVDMAIAEILLSQGKYEEALERNCLKSEVPVSKSDTRFYLYKALVHTMLDNKEAKKWWKMYIDTVGKGLDLPPRPM from the exons ATGGATTATGCGCTTTGCGCCACCTATGGCTATGGACACCTACCTATGAAACCTCTTTGCTTCCCTTCAACCCTCAGAACTACTACCAAACTTGAGTTCAACTTGAGCCATTCTTCTCATTTGCTTTACAGTGGATTTACAAAACATCTTCCGGCTACAAAGCCGGTCATGAGTCCTGTAATTCGTGCTGTCGATAAATCTGCAAGTCCTTCCTCAGATGGCAAGCGCGGTGGCAAAATTCTTAGAGGAGTCGTTGGGGCGTCCTTGGTTTTGGCTTGTGCTATTGGAGTGTTCAGTTGCAGTTGTAACTTGAAGCCTAAGGCCATTGCGGGTCCTCCAACCATAACTTCAAAAAAACCATCAACGGAACCTACAACACAAGTTTTAGGGGCGAAATATGCACTAAACTCATTCTTGGAAGTCACCAAAATCTTGACTTCAGATGAAGTTCAGCCATTGACGGAATCTACCAATTTGCCTCGCAAGCCTTCAACAGCAGATATTTGGGCCGCTAAG ACTGACGCAGtgaggataataaaatctggaAACACTAGCAAAGCAATGGCCTCGTTGATAAAGGCATATAAGGACTGCGAAGGTCAGCCTGAGCAACAATATGAGGTGGATATGGCAATAGCAGAAATTCTCCTCAGTCAG GGCAAGTACGAGGAAGCCTTGGAAAGGAACTGCTTAAAATCTGAGGTTCCAGTTTCGAAATCCGATACTCGGTTCTATCTTTACAAG GCTCTCGTACATACAATGCTGGATAATAAGGAAGCAAAGAAATGGTGGAAGATGTATATTGACACTGTTGGGAAAGGACTTGACCTCCCTCCCAGACCAATGTGA